The DNA sequence tgatttgaagaaaaagattaggaaaataacaacaaagataGTACACCCAAATCATTAagagatatatataaatatatatctcataAATGACCAAGACTTGAGAAACGTAACCCTCCGAGCACTCTTCAAAGTGAAGCAGGCAAGTAGTATTTTGGGATGCGGACGCTGACTTGCAGAGCGGTTTGGTAGTCTGCCCCAGAACGCACCGCAAAGGCGTGGACACGCGGCGCAGGCCTGACACGCAGGCCGGGACCGCGGAGCCCGGTGGCCTGGAAGATGCCGCATCCTATGGCAGGTGGCGCCAGGTAATTAAGCTCTTTCCAAGGGAAGGACCCAAGACTCAGACAACCTCAAGAAAGGGGAGTTTATTTTGGGCATCGGGGAAACAAGAATCCGGACCAAATGATGAGCAGCGCATCAGCCGTAGGAGCTTTTCTCTAGCGGGAGCCCAGGGTCCCTTGCTCAGGTGGCTCAGCTCCTGCCTACGTTTTCCTGGGGACCTTGGCCTCAAGCACCTGTTCCCAGGGGCCTCCCTGAGTCCAAATGAGAGGTGATCTGATTGGCTAGCTCAGGTCTGGCCTCCCTGATTGGACAGAGCTTCATGCCAAGCCCCCTCATAGGCTGCCGGtcagcctggggctgggctggtggTCAGGCGCCCACTTAGCCGGGCGCAGGGCCTGTAAGTGCAGGCACTGAGCACTCCTGAGTCACAGTTAGCTGGGACTGAGTCCATGCCTTCCTGGGGCAGAAGGTCGTGACAGCCGTCACGGTGTGATCCGTGCTCGGGGCAGAGGAAAGAGGAGGGGTGGTGGCGGAACCCGCGTGCAGGACCTCGGCTCCTCTGCGTGAAGGCAGCCCGGAGCAGGGAGCCCGGGCAGGGTGGGGCCGGAGAGTCCATTAAGTCATCCAAGGAACGCGATGGGGCCCTGCCCTGTGGAGCTGCCCTTCTGGAGGCCAGTGCGCCAGCCCCTGGGGGGCAGAGGAGACCCCTCGGTGGGAGGATGGAGCGGGAGGGGCCCCAGCTTGGGCTCGTCTGGTGGCATCAGGACCTGCCACTAGGAGGGGCTGctgcctgggctgcctgggcTGCCAGCCCCCAGGGTTTGCTTTCCAGCCGCTTCCCTCAGGCGCCTGTGAAGGCCCTGTGAAATGATCCAGCAGGCATCCGCTTGATGAGGGCATTTGTGTCCATACTTGGGCCACAACATTAAGGACGCAGCAGCCAAGCATTCTGAGGTCTAAGAGATCCCAAGGGAGAAGCGACAGAGCCCCTTTCTCCAGCCACCCTGGGACCCTGCGAGCTTCTCCTTCCAGCGCTGACGCTGGAAGTTTTGGCACATTAAGGGAGGCAGCGCTTCCCTCCAGGGGAAGTGGGACCGACACTTGAAGGATAAGGGGAACTTGTCACCTAGATGAGGGAGAGGGCACACCAGGCATAGGGAACAACACGTGCAAAGgtgtgggagtgggagggagccCCCGTGGCTCAGGAGGACTGTTGTGAGGGTTCCAGGAGGGAATGTCCCAACATGACACTGGAGGGGCAAGTGCCAGGCCAACAAGTGGTGcggagggcagaggggagccaCGGCAGGGTTTTGCACCAGGGGAGAGCATGGCCATGTTTGTGTCGTGGAAAGCACGCTCTGGCTGCCCTGTGCAGGGTGGTTGGGAGGCggtgaggccagggcaggagacccagggaggaggtggaggccaAGACCCCTGGAGAGCCACGAGGACTGACGTCAGCAAGTAGCTGTGGGCTGCACAGAGTGATGCTCCAGAGACAAAGCTCATGGGACTCCGTGATTacagagggaggtggggagtcAACTACCCCCACCACTCCGCAGTTCCTGGCTTGGGCAGTAGGACCAGGGAGCAGCAATTGAGGTTTGGAAGTGGATGGGCCGAGTGTGCGGGGCTGGGGGCCATCTGGGTGGAGATGTCCAGGAGGCAACTGGACACTGAGTTCCCTCAGCAGTGGACAAGCCTCAAGGACACAGAGTCCTCAACTGGGCCCTCCTCAGGCCTGGTGCAACAGCGGGCAGctgcctgcctcccacccctggccATCTGTCTACACCAAGTGAGCCGGGTCCTGATCCTGGAGTTCTTGGAGGGACAGGTAAACATCACTGATCGGAGTCAGGTGGGAGGTAGGGGctctgtcctggccctgcccaggaGGGCAGACCCAGGGGAAaccggccccctccccagggccggGGACAGGgacctcctccccagcctctcccagtGCCAGCTCTGGGGAGCACTGGAAATCCACCAGGTCAGGAGCTCTTGGGGTGGGAGGCCTCGGGGGCTGAGGGGCCCAGTGTCCGGGGACTCCCTCCTGCAGGGAGGGGGGCAGCCTCCCTTCACcggccccactgcccccaggggCAGTATTTGGGGGGCTGGGGCCACCGAGGAGACCGGGGGAGAAGAGCAGCAGGTCCTCCCCAGGAGGGAAGGTGCAGTAGGCATCGTCCTCCCCCGACAGAGGCTGCAGGGGCGGGAAGGGAGGCTGCACGGGCACCCCAGGCCCGCCCGCGCCCTCGTCAGGCTCCTCCTCTGTGCAGGGGTCGTACGTGAAGTACACCTGGCAGGCCTCGATCTCCAAGGCGTCCGGGAGGTGGAAGAAGAAGTAGCCCTGGTTGGTGAAGCAGCTGGTCAGCGAGTGGCCGCTGGTGGAGGGCGAGGGCGAGGCCACCTTGTcctgctgcagcagcagcagctgcgcGGCCTTGGCATCCGTCTCCAGCACCTCCAGCGGGGAGATCTCAGGCGCGGGGCCGCCAGGGCTGAAGGAGGATGAGGGGAAGGGCGACGAGAGCCACTTCTGCCAGGACAAAGGCCAGGAGGTGAGTGGGGCCTCCTCCATACTCAACAAAAACTCCTAACTCCTCTTCACCTCCAGCAACCCCCTCCAGGGCTGCCCCctccgggaagccctccctgactgtACCGCACGCTCCCCCCACGCACCCGCTGCCAGCGCCACATGCCTGGGAATGGTGCAAGAGTGACTGTGTGTCGAGCACCTGCTATGAgcctggcactgttctaggtgctggggagacAGCAAAGGACAGAATCCTCTGTGTCCGGTGGGGACTAGCACGAACGTGTGAATCCACCAACCAACGCCCAGGCAGGAGGGGCCCCGAGCACATCTTGTTCACTTCCTGAGTCCCCAGTGAAGGGACGTGTCTCAGACCCGATCGcagctggtggcagagctgggacccaggTCCCTGCTCACTGCGGTGGAAACGTCTCTGGTGGGGAGCTGATGGTCCCCCAGTTCACCTGTCCCGCCCGTGCCCTGCACCCCCCACAGCCCCCCATGCCCTCCCTGCACAGAGAGAAAAGCGCCGGTCAGAGCCCTTCTCGGCTGCTCGGGAGCCCAGAGAGCCCTGGTAAGGAGTGGGATGAGCCCCGGCCCTGGcacccactagctgtgtgaccttgggcagcccactgcacctctctgagcctcaatttccacaACACTCAGCCACCTCTTTTCTAACTTCCTCCCTGTTATCTATTGGGTCGCAGGGAGATGTCAAATAAGAAAATGGGCGTGGAAACACCTGGCACGGGGTAAAATGCAGGCTACACGGCAGAGGTGGGGGGCGATGGTAAGTTTGAGAGCCCCGACTGCCCTCTGTCCTGGGAGCCCTCGGCACGAGGACGGGCCCGCGGGCTGCCCTGTGCTCCGTGTCCAGTCACTGTGTTTCAGATGGAGCAATGGACCGGCAGAGCATCGCCCTGGCTCCCCTCCCCAGCGGGAGTCCCTGGGGCTGAGCCGGCCGTCCCACatacacacccgcacacacatgtacacgcCGCTCCATGAAATCCACCCCTGCCCCAAAGCGGGACACGGGAGAGACAGAAAGGGCACACCAGTGATGACCACCAGCTAGACAGACCGCCAGCTGGCTAGGAAGGGAGGAGAAGTGTGGGTCGGCGAGGTTGGCCATCCTGGAGCAGGGGGCAGAGGGCACCGCCGGGCGGCAGCTGGAGGGTACAGCGAGAAGAGGGAGAGGCCAGGCCTATGGCCAGCGCCGGTGCCCAGGGGCTCACCGGGCCCCAGCGGGGCTGTGTGATCAGTCACTTCCTGGGCCTGAGCCTCTGCCCACAGGGCCCTGAATGGGGCCCAGGAGAAGCTCGCGCCCCTTCACCACACTCCCACACCCGCACGCATACGCCTGTATCCCCTGCACAGGTTGGCAGGCCCTGTGGCCTGGAGCTGGGGTCCCAGGTGCAATAGGAGGGCTCCCTCCAGACCAGCCCCCAACCCAGCTTTCAGGTGGTTCTGATGATGGAATCCTTTCTGCCAGGTTTCTCACACACGGTCAGCCAAGCCTTGCTTGGATACCTGTATCGATGGGGACCTCGCTACCTGCATGGTTGAGGGAAGAATTTTAAGGAGATACATTCCCCCACATCAAGAGCACTGTAGGTAAGAGATCCTTAGTCTTGGGAGTTTTCCAAAGAATTCCAGCAGGGGCCCTGATCAGCCCTGGTGGAGAACTGCAAAGCTGGCACCTGATGCCCCCGGTCCGGCATGGCCTTCTCGCCCCTGACcactcctcctgccccctgcccccacctcggCACCAATCTTGGGAGCCTGGAGTGGAGCTAGGGTGGTAGAACCAGCCCTTCACTGCTCTCTCCTCTTAAGGCGTCCTGCCTGGAGCAGGTGTAGGCTGCGGGTGGGGGGAGACGACAACTCAAAATGGAGTTTGGGGTGTTACTGCTATGTGGGCCTGCGCCTTTAAAATGAATCTATGTTTTGTGACTTGAAGTCACTAGAGGACTTGTTAGTATTTGTGCCCGGGAAttctgggcaggggcaggagaaaTACTGACCCTGCAGAGCCTGTGTGCTCAGCGGGCGGGGTGGAGAGGGTTTGCACTGGCAAGCCCTGCGGGGTCAGCAGACTGGTGACAGTAGTCCCAGCGAGGGTCCCCTGTgctcttactgtgtgccaggcagacTTCCCAGGGCAATACACACAGTAACAttgtttttctccccattttacaggtgaggaaactgaggcacagagaggttctgtaacttgcccgaggtcacgcagccaggaagtggtggagctgggattagaacccaggcaTCTGGCTCAGAGGGAAGGTGCCACGCCTTCCAGAAGGCTGCTTGCTTCAGCATTTTGTCTCTTTTCACGAAGTGCCAAACCAGCTACTCCCATGCCGCCTCCCACCCTGCTCGCACCACtgcccagccctgtcccccaCTCCAGACTCCTACCTGGAAATCTCCTCCATGCTCTGAGCTCAGCTGGGAGAAGAACTCCGAGGGGTCTGGGATGTGACACTTCAGAACCTTCTTCAGCCTGCACAgaagacaggagggagggaggggtgagagCAGGAAGGCCACGGTGTCCTGCCATCTGCCCCACAGGTGTGAGGGCAGGGCACAGAGCCA is a window from the Eulemur rufifrons isolate Redbay chromosome 16, OSU_ERuf_1, whole genome shotgun sequence genome containing:
- the IL2RB gene encoding interleukin-2 receptor subunit beta; this encodes MAAPALSWCLSLLILLPLAACRVSAAVNDTSQLTCFYNSKANISCVWSRDGGLRGISCHIQAQSNKRSWNKTCELVPVRRTSWACNLILGAPDSQTLTAADTVNMSVMCREGKRWSLVTSQAFKPFENLRLMAPVSLQVIHIGTHRCNVTWAVSHSSHYIESYLEFEARTRSSGQSWEEAPLLTLKQKQQWICLETLTPDTHYELQVRVKPQQGDHTVWSPWSQPLAFRTRPEAPKKETPPLPWFGHILVGLGGAFGFIILVSLLVNCRYVRLWLKKVLKCHIPDPSEFFSQLSSEHGGDFQKWLSSPFPSSSFSPGGPAPEISPLEVLETDAKAAQLLLLQQDKVASPSPSTSGHSLTSCFTNQGYFFFHLPDALEIEACQVYFTYDPCTEEEPDEGAGGPGVPVQPPFPPLQPLSGEDDAYCTFPPGEDLLLFSPGLLGGPSPPNTAPGGSGAGEGRLPPSLQEGVPGHWAPQPPRPPTPRAPDLVDFQCSPELALGEAGEEVPVPGPGEGAGFPWVCPPGQGQDRAPTSHLTPISDVYLSLQELQDQDPAHLV